One window of the Labilibaculum sp. genome contains the following:
- a CDS encoding IS1182 family transposase, producing the protein MKLVPQKSHFKAYHQNQMILFPPSLSDFISSEHPVRTISSIIDGVQIDRILEKYSYTGAKAYHPKMMLKLLVYSYLCNVYSSRKIEQAASENVHFMWLSGMQKPDHNTIARFRSSRLKGVLKEVFSQVVLLLVDSGHIDLQTIYVDGTKIEANANKFSFVWGKAIQKNIQRMKDRLGELWDYTEQVAKSDLANVSKPDLSDVDPEKIEQTIETINEALRDKKVDAKKRRQLNYAKKNYADNLRKNEQKLKILEERNSYSKTDPDATFMRMKDDYMQNGQLKPGYNLQFSTQNQFIVNYSNHNNPTDTKTFIPHMKEVQQLYPDKLNSVCADSGYGSEENYEFLEAEGLTSFVKYNYFHKEQKKGAKTYCEFHPNNLFYDSKQDIYYCPMGQVMNLKKIKKEKSQAGHFKTIHVYQAQNCNGCPLRGMCHKAKGNRTIQINHRLNELRSKAREHLTSEEGLKHRSQRPVDVEAAFGNLKHNKGFKRFLLRGKEKVEIEMGLLALAINLKKMNSRKVA; encoded by the coding sequence ATGAAATTAGTCCCTCAAAAATCTCATTTCAAAGCCTATCATCAAAACCAGATGATTCTTTTTCCGCCTTCTCTCTCGGATTTCATATCATCTGAACACCCTGTTCGTACCATCAGCAGTATTATTGATGGTGTCCAGATAGATCGTATCCTTGAAAAATACAGTTATACGGGAGCAAAGGCCTATCATCCCAAAATGATGCTTAAGTTATTAGTTTATTCCTATTTGTGTAATGTATATTCCTCTCGAAAAATAGAGCAGGCGGCATCAGAAAATGTACATTTCATGTGGTTGTCAGGGATGCAAAAGCCAGATCACAATACGATTGCCCGCTTTAGAAGCAGTCGATTAAAAGGTGTTTTAAAGGAAGTGTTCAGTCAAGTAGTCCTGTTACTGGTAGATTCCGGACATATTGATCTACAAACCATATATGTCGATGGCACCAAGATCGAGGCCAATGCAAATAAGTTTTCGTTTGTTTGGGGTAAAGCCATTCAAAAGAATATCCAACGCATGAAGGATCGGTTGGGGGAACTTTGGGATTATACAGAGCAGGTAGCCAAATCGGATTTAGCAAATGTAAGTAAGCCCGATTTAAGTGATGTTGATCCAGAAAAAATAGAGCAGACCATTGAGACAATTAATGAGGCCTTGAGGGATAAGAAAGTGGATGCTAAGAAACGCCGGCAACTCAACTATGCCAAGAAGAATTATGCTGATAATCTCCGAAAAAACGAGCAAAAGCTAAAGATATTGGAAGAGCGAAATAGTTATTCAAAAACGGATCCGGATGCAACCTTTATGCGAATGAAGGATGACTATATGCAAAATGGTCAGCTAAAACCAGGATATAACCTGCAGTTTAGCACACAAAATCAATTCATTGTAAATTATTCAAACCATAATAATCCAACCGATACAAAAACCTTTATACCTCATATGAAAGAGGTTCAACAGTTGTATCCAGACAAACTAAACAGCGTATGTGCAGATTCCGGTTATGGGTCTGAGGAGAATTATGAATTTCTTGAAGCGGAAGGATTAACCTCTTTTGTGAAATACAATTACTTTCATAAAGAACAAAAGAAGGGAGCCAAAACTTATTGCGAGTTTCACCCCAACAATTTATTCTACGACTCTAAACAGGATATTTACTACTGCCCAATGGGACAAGTAATGAATCTTAAGAAGATAAAAAAGGAAAAAAGCCAAGCCGGTCATTTTAAGACAATCCATGTTTATCAAGCTCAAAACTGTAACGGATGCCCACTTAGGGGGATGTGTCACAAAGCAAAAGGTAATCGAACGATTCAGATTAATCACCGACTTAACGAATTAAGAAGTAAAGCACGAGAACATTTAACCTCAGAAGAAGGATTGAAGCACAGGAGTCAAAGACCGGTTGATGTAGAGGCCGCTTTTGGTAACCTTAAACACAATAAAGGATTTAAACGATTTTTACTTCGTGGCAAAGAAAAAGTAGAAATCGAAATGGGATTATTGGCTCTAGCCATAAATCTTAAGAAAATGAATAGTAGAAAAGTGGCCTAA
- a CDS encoding DNA cytosine methyltransferase: protein MSSIQAISIDNLGRDKSQLKLVEEAENKAVLTHYLHNYQNGVKKHYEKDALLTLNNYLECEEQSDNFPVLLENTLQQLLSEVENVPFPTPENYKFKFIDLFAGIGGFRLALQNVGGKCIYTSEWNSNAKKTYRANFGEVPFGDITKEKNKNYIPDQFDILCAGFPCQAFSIAGNRKGFADTRGTLFFDVEQIIKRHQPKVVFLENVKNLVSHDKGNTFKVILETLEVKLGYKVSHKVLNSVTHANVPQNRERIFIVAFDPNQVENYLNFEFPEEIKLTKTIHDFIEKGKQDEIYYYKKDHKYYPELERSMISKDTVYQWRRVYVRENKNNVCPTLTANMGTGGHNVPLIKDDFGIRKLTPKECFAFQGYPVHDYILPKLANSNLYMQAGNSVTTSLIERIAKQICMVL, encoded by the coding sequence ATGAGTTCAATTCAGGCAATAAGTATAGATAATTTGGGGAGGGATAAATCCCAGCTAAAGCTTGTTGAAGAGGCTGAAAACAAAGCCGTTTTAACTCATTATCTGCATAATTATCAAAATGGTGTGAAAAAGCACTATGAAAAGGATGCTCTGTTAACTCTAAATAATTACTTGGAATGCGAAGAGCAAAGCGATAATTTCCCTGTTTTGCTTGAAAATACATTACAACAACTCTTATCTGAAGTTGAAAATGTACCATTCCCAACTCCTGAAAATTACAAGTTTAAATTTATTGATCTTTTTGCCGGTATTGGCGGGTTTAGACTTGCATTGCAAAATGTTGGAGGGAAGTGTATCTATACCAGTGAGTGGAATAGTAATGCTAAAAAGACTTATCGTGCGAATTTTGGAGAGGTACCGTTTGGAGATATAACCAAAGAGAAAAATAAAAATTACATTCCCGATCAATTTGATATTTTATGTGCGGGCTTTCCTTGTCAGGCATTTTCAATTGCCGGGAACCGAAAAGGTTTTGCTGATACACGGGGAACTCTGTTTTTCGATGTAGAACAAATTATCAAAAGACATCAACCCAAAGTTGTTTTTTTAGAAAATGTTAAGAATCTGGTATCTCATGATAAAGGAAATACGTTTAAAGTAATTCTTGAAACATTAGAAGTAAAGTTAGGATATAAAGTGTCTCACAAAGTTTTAAATTCGGTAACACATGCAAATGTTCCTCAAAACAGAGAACGGATTTTTATTGTAGCTTTTGATCCGAATCAGGTTGAAAATTATTTGAATTTTGAATTTCCCGAAGAGATTAAATTAACAAAGACCATTCACGATTTTATAGAAAAAGGGAAGCAGGATGAAATTTATTATTACAAAAAGGATCATAAATATTACCCGGAATTGGAGAGATCAATGATATCGAAAGATACCGTTTATCAGTGGCGTAGGGTTTATGTGAGAGAAAATAAAAATAATGTTTGTCCGACCTTAACTGCAAATATGGGTACCGGTGGACATAATGTGCCGCTTATTAAAGATGATTTTGGAATACGAAAACTAACTCCAAAAGAATGCTTTGCATTTCAAGGCTATCCTGTTCATGATTATATCTTGCCCAAGCTAGCGAACAGTAATTTGTATATGCAGGCAGGTAATTCGGTTACAACAAGCTTAATTGAGCGAATCGCTAAGCAAATTTGTATGGTTTTATGA